The Syngnathoides biaculeatus isolate LvHL_M chromosome 6, ASM1980259v1, whole genome shotgun sequence genome has a window encoding:
- the LOC133502471 gene encoding galactose-specific lectin nattectin-like, translated as MAFVPRLLVLLYGFAGLLTGARSFYFTHWKKIAVNNCPYGWTQLNSKCYIYQSDPRIFADAEDVCNIIGGNLVSIRDDLENTFVLELALEGGNDGEYWIGYNDNLEPDTFIWTDGTMPGFENYKTSTIVPEPNSANGNCVEVDDDDGEWQTESCMDSNPYVCIRDVFMKMSR; from the exons ATGGCCTTTGTTCCCCGCTTGCTGGTCCTCCTTTACGGGTTCGCCGGACTGCTGACCGGAGCT cGGTCTTTTTACTTCACTCACTggaaaa AAATCGCAGTGAATAACTGTCCGTACGGCTGGACTCAGTTGAACTCGAAGTGTTACATCTACCAGAGTGACCCGAGGATCTTCGCGGACGCAGAG GATGTGTGCAACATAATCGGCGGTAATTTGGTCTCCATCCGCGACGACCtggaaaacacatttgttcTCGAGCTGGCTCTAGAGGGGGGCAACGACGGCGAATACTGGATCGGATACAACGACAATCTTGAG CCGGACACCTTCATCTGGACTGATGGTACGATGCCAGGTTTTGAGAATTACAAAACCTCCACCATAGTTCCAGAACCTAACAGCGCCAACGGCAACTGCGTCGAGGTCGATGACGACG ACGGAGAGTGGCAAACGGAGAGCTGCATGGACTCGAATCCGTACGTTTGCATCAGAGACGTGTTCATGAAGATGAGCAGATGA